In the genome of Colletotrichum lupini chromosome 8, complete sequence, one region contains:
- a CDS encoding high-affinity methionine permease gives MVFSRLFPSEKSGGADSTVRADPEASDSEPSIIHDGDLAYTRVKGGNGSKPSYQEAVGAPVEADSPLGYHVNWVAIIFLNINMMVGTGVFSTPASILNRTGSIGLALMYWVIGFLMASAGFSVYLELASYFPNRSGSEVVYLEQQYPRPKHFFPVAFAVQSVILSFSSSNAVVLSRYLWRMADITPSEWQMRGVAIAAYTLAVICVLAHNRYSLWLVNFIGVLKLLTLVFISIAGLVVLGGNVKHIPDPKANFRNAFEGTTSNGNDLSNALVSIIFSYAGYYNAFNMTNEIKNPIPTLKKNGIISLLTVAILYMLCNIAYFAAVPKAEFKGASEIAAAVFFSKLFGGSKAAANVLNFLVLLSAFGNLLAVLIGSSRMIREIGRQGVLPFTNFWVSTKPFGTPLGPYMLKWTMTFIMIVAPPAGDAFSFDAVVDLASYPSAIFNFAMTFGVFVLRRRRQRSGISRSEFRAWDFVVLFFLAIQVFVLAMPWWPPKGGPYAGSVSFWYATYCVVGIGIILLCILYYVLWMYVLPRWLGYEIRTEIVEVDSNGANTHRLVRVPKAEVAAWDEVHDEAGNLRRRHVSTELDSGNSNEKGL, from the exons ATGGTCTTCTCGAGGCTCTTCCCGAGCGAGAAGTCGGGCGGCGCGGATTCGACTGTCCGCGCTGACCCCGAGGCCAGCGACTCTGAGCCGTCCATCATCCACGATGGTGATCTCGCGTACACCAGGGTCAAGGGAGGCAACGGCTCCAAGCCGTCGTACCAGGAGGCTGTCGGTGCTCCTGTCGAAGCTGATTCCCCGTTGGGGTACCATGTCAATTGGGTGGCCATTATTTTCCTGAATATCAATATGATGGTTGGGACTGGTGTCTTTTCTACTC CTGCGAGTATCCTCAACAGAACGGGGTCAATTGGGCTCGCCTTGATGTACTGGGTGATTGGCTTCCTCATGGCCTCGGCCGGTTTCAGTGTCTATCTTGAGTTGGCTAGTTACTTCCCCAACCGCAGCGGTTCGGAAGTCGTCTACTTGGAGCAGCAGTACCCCCGCCCGAAGCACTTCTTCCCCGTTGCTTTCGCGGTCCAATCGGTGATTCTGTCGTTCAGCAGCAGTAATGCAGTCG TCCTGTCTCGATACCTGTGGAGAATGGCTGATATTACGCCATCGGAATGGCAGATGCGAGGCGTCGCTATCGCAGCTTACACCCTGGCCGTCATCTGCGTCCTCGCACACAACAGATATTCCCTCTGGCTTGTGAACTTCATCGGCGTTCTGAAGCTTCTCACCCTTGTCTT CATCTCCATAGCAGGCCTGGTAGTCCTGGGCGGCAACGTCAAACATATACCCGACCCAAAAGCAAACTTCCGCAACGCCTTCGAAGGCACAACCAGCAACGGAAACGACCTCTCCAACGCCCTCGTCAGCATCATCTTCTCGTACGCTGGCTATTACAACGCCTTCAACATGACCAACGAGATAAAGAACCCGATCCCCACGCTCAAGAAGAACGGCATCATTTCGTTGCTGACGGTCGCCATCCTCTACATGCTCTGCAACATTGCCTATTTCGCGGCCGTGCCGAAGGCCGAGTTCAAGGGCGCGAGCGAGATTGCGGCCGCGGTGTTCTTTTCAAAGTTGTTTGGCGGGAGCAAGGCTGCCGCGAATGTGTTGAATTTCTTGGTCCTGTTGAGTGCTTTTGGGAACTTGTTGGCTGTGTTGATTGGATCTTCGCGTATGATTCGTGAGATTGGCCG ACAAGGTGTTCTTCCATTCACCAACTTTTGGGTCTCGACTAAGCCCTTTGGAACTCCATTGGGTCCGTACATGTTGAAGTGGACAATGACCTTCATCATGATCGTCGCGCCCCCTGCTGGCGATGCCTTCTCTTTCG ATGCAGTCGTCGATCTGGCTAGCTACCCCAGCGCAATCTTCAACTTCGCCATGACCTTCGGCGTCTTCGTCCTCAGACGACGTCGTCAGCGCTCCGGCATCAGTCGCTCCGAGTTCCGCGCCTGGGACTTtgtcgtcctcttcttcctcgccaTCCAAGTCTTTGTCTTGGCGATGCCGTGGTGGCCGCCAAAAGGTGGCCCGTACGCGGGAAGCGTCAGCTTTTGGTACGCCACGTACTGTGTCGTGGGTATTGGAAT CATCCTTCTCTGCATTCTGTACTACGTCTTGTGGATGTATGTCCTCCCTCGCTGGTTGGGATACGAGATCCGCACGGAGATTGTCGAGGTCGATTCCAACGGCGCCAACACGCATCGCCTGGTCAGAGTTCCCAAGGCCGAAGTTGCTGCGTGGGATGAGGTGCATGACGAGGCTGGCAATTTGAGACGGCGACACGTTAGTACCGAGCTTGATTCGGGCAACTCCAACGAGAAGGGGCTTTGA